The Caloramator mitchellensis genome contains a region encoding:
- a CDS encoding ribonuclease E/G: protein MKQIYIDFGITQNRFLEIIDGKINNLYVDNLDDGNYSGNIYKARVDYVDEKLKSAFIDIGINRNAIMQLGNLKIRKGDEFLVQVKSDSEGEKGPKVTSELTFPGKNLILLPGEKIVKISKKIENREEIDKLCELGSMLVKRGYGIIFRNTAASKEKDCLIEEFEELIIKWEKIKKQAEYAKAPSLLFNQRDFLNYIFTELIYEYDSVYIKDFIYIEGLKEYIDLNRLQINTLEYVERSIYDILMKNHTLDGVKITIDEVEAFTIFDVNSGDNKNTSHSFFEINNKAAAKIFELIKLRNIGGIIFIDFIDMHYDDKKKLLQLFQEEFKNDTVPNKVYGWTKLGVLEAMRAKKGKKLKDLIYSNYYKEIYNPNYALKLIEDYIFENAKKFNKNSFEVVSSAEIANLSDKIEFEKKIKNKYKVDLKLKTHNDIQNFKFI from the coding sequence TTGAAGCAAATTTACATCGATTTTGGAATAACTCAGAATAGATTCTTGGAAATAATTGATGGAAAAATAAATAATTTATATGTCGATAACCTTGATGATGGAAACTATTCTGGCAACATATATAAGGCAAGGGTAGATTATGTAGATGAAAAACTAAAATCAGCCTTTATAGATATAGGGATTAATAGAAATGCTATAATGCAGTTAGGAAATTTGAAGATAAGAAAAGGGGACGAATTTTTAGTTCAAGTAAAAAGCGATTCAGAGGGGGAAAAGGGACCTAAGGTAACCAGTGAATTAACATTTCCTGGGAAAAATTTAATATTGCTGCCAGGAGAAAAGATTGTTAAGATATCTAAAAAAATAGAGAATCGCGAGGAGATTGATAAACTGTGTGAACTTGGAAGTATGCTTGTAAAAAGAGGATATGGAATAATTTTTAGAAATACTGCAGCTTCAAAAGAAAAAGATTGCCTTATTGAAGAGTTTGAAGAATTGATAATAAAGTGGGAAAAAATAAAAAAACAAGCAGAATATGCTAAGGCCCCAAGTTTACTTTTTAATCAAAGGGATTTTTTAAACTATATATTTACTGAATTAATATATGAATATGATTCAGTCTACATTAAAGACTTTATTTATATAGAAGGATTGAAAGAATACATTGATTTAAATAGACTGCAAATAAATACATTAGAGTATGTTGAAAGAAGCATTTATGATATTTTGATGAAAAATCATACTTTAGATGGAGTAAAAATTACAATTGATGAAGTTGAAGCCTTTACTATTTTTGATGTAAATAGCGGCGACAATAAAAATACTTCACACTCTTTTTTTGAAATAAATAATAAAGCAGCAGCTAAAATATTCGAATTAATAAAACTTAGAAACATAGGTGGAATAATATTTATTGATTTTATTGATATGCATTACGATGACAAAAAGAAATTGCTTCAATTATTCCAAGAAGAATTCAAGAATGATACTGTTCCTAATAAAGTGTATGGGTGGACAAAACTTGGAGTATTAGAAGCGATGAGGGCAAAAAAGGGAAAGAAACTAAAAGATTTAATTTATTCAAATTACTACAAGGAAATTTACAATCCCAATTACGCACTCAAACTTATAGAAGATTATATTTTTGAAAATGCTAAAAAATTCAACAAGAACAGTTTTGAGGTTGTATCAAGTGCTGAAATAGCAAACTTAAGCGACAAAATTGAGTTTGAGAAAAAAATAAAGAATAAATATAAAGTTGATTTAAAATTAAAGACTCATAATGATATCCAAAATTTTAAATTTATTTAG
- the rplU gene encoding 50S ribosomal protein L21, whose amino-acid sequence MYALIMTGGKQYRVSEGDVVFVEKLFADVDSTVEFNEVLAVSKDGKLVVGAPYVEGAKVTAKVVKHGKAKKIIVFKYKRKKDYRRKQGHRQPYTQVKIEKIEA is encoded by the coding sequence ATGTATGCATTAATAATGACAGGCGGAAAGCAATACAGAGTTTCAGAAGGCGATGTAGTTTTCGTTGAAAAATTATTTGCCGATGTTGATTCAACAGTTGAATTCAACGAAGTTCTTGCAGTTTCAAAGGATGGCAAGTTAGTAGTTGGAGCTCCTTATGTTGAAGGTGCTAAGGTTACAGCTAAAGTAGTAAAGCACGGCAAGGCAAAGAAGATCATTGTTTTCAAGTATAAGAGAAAGAAAGATTACAGAAGAAAGCAAGGTCATCGTCAACCATACACTCAAGTTAAGATTGAAAAAATCGAAGCGTAA
- the rpmA gene encoding 50S ribosomal protein L27 gives MAHKKGVGSSKNGRDSESKRLGVKRHDGQVVLAGNILVRQRGTKIHPGENVGIGKDDTLFALINGVVRFERLGRDRKKVSVYPQEVAQ, from the coding sequence ATGGCTCATAAGAAAGGTGTCGGCAGTTCCAAGAACGGTAGAGATAGTGAATCCAAAAGACTCGGGGTCAAGAGACACGATGGTCAAGTTGTTCTTGCAGGTAATATACTTGTAAGACAAAGAGGAACTAAGATACATCCAGGTGAAAACGTAGGAATCGGTAAAGATGATACATTATTTGCTCTTATAAATGGCGTTGTAAGATTCGAGAGATTAGGTAGAGATAGAAAAAAGGTAAGCGTTTATCCACAAGAAGTTGCACAATAA
- a CDS encoding TIGR03936 family radical SAM-associated protein has product MERYLIKFQKIGNIKFLSHLDTLRTLHRAFKRANLPISYSKGFNPHPAISVASPLSVGIESFAEYADIELNDYVEKDEIINKLNQQLPDGFNIVNAIHIKKKAPAAMAAIYAAEYRLIFSQEIKLETLIEEIINSQEIQMMKRSKSGERLVNVRPFIYNLELIDINDKKVLKALLQNSNQGSLNPDLLIEVIKQKVNKDIGYVKIIRTEMYANNNELVDFISYFSKAEV; this is encoded by the coding sequence ATGGAACGATATCTAATAAAGTTTCAGAAGATAGGTAATATAAAATTTTTATCTCATTTAGATACATTAAGAACATTGCACAGAGCTTTTAAAAGGGCAAACTTGCCAATTAGTTACTCCAAGGGTTTTAACCCGCATCCAGCTATATCTGTAGCATCTCCTCTATCTGTGGGCATTGAAAGTTTTGCAGAATATGCTGATATAGAGTTAAATGATTATGTAGAAAAGGATGAAATAATAAATAAATTGAATCAACAGCTTCCGGATGGATTTAATATTGTAAACGCTATTCACATTAAAAAAAAGGCCCCCGCTGCAATGGCGGCAATTTATGCTGCTGAATACAGGCTAATATTTAGCCAAGAAATAAAATTAGAAACTTTAATTGAGGAAATAATTAACTCGCAGGAAATTCAAATGATGAAAAGAAGTAAGTCTGGTGAAAGGCTTGTTAACGTAAGACCTTTTATATATAACCTCGAGTTAATTGATATCAATGATAAAAAAGTATTAAAAGCACTATTGCAGAACAGTAATCAAGGAAGTTTGAATCCTGATTTGCTTATTGAAGTTATAAAACAAAAAGTAAATAAGGACATTGGATATGTAAAAATAATTAGAACAGAAATGTATGCAAATAATAATGAATTAGTTGATTTTATAAGTTATTTTTCAAAAGCTGAGGTGTAA